One part of the Lotus japonicus ecotype B-129 chromosome 2, LjGifu_v1.2 genome encodes these proteins:
- the LOC130741044 gene encoding VAN3-binding protein-like, with protein sequence MEGSLFPPWKNESWHGLESEEGVEEHEQLKMVPSLPAIPEPPTPLEPMEFLSRSWSLSASEISKALSEKQHKQTLLHKSPPHTLAEAISKPQLALGNITPSSNCRRIGTIGKWLHHKHRTNTTNITIKKKEKARLENARVHSAISIAGLASALASVAVVKDPSSDSHTKLDLAMASATKLLASYCVEMAELAGADHDRLASTVKSAVDIQTPGDLMTLTAAAATALRGEAALRARLPKEAKKIASISPYDRAIAAETHLLPAFDGEKLERHPPCVGDLLQLTEKGALRWKHVTVYINKKSQVKLKIKSKHVGGAFSKKNKCVVYGVCDEDTAWPYRKEREASGDLYFGIKTAQGLLEFKCESELHKQKWVEGIEFLLGRVNSFEATERSLLFLNISTST encoded by the exons ATGGAAGGTAGTTTATTTCCACCTTGGAAGAATGAGTCCTGGCATGGGTTAGAGTCAGAGGAGGGTGTGGAGGAACATGAGCAACTCAAAATGGTGCCATCCTTGCCAGCCATACCTGAGCCACCGACACCCCTTGAGCCCATGGAGTTTTTATCCAGGTCATGGAGTCTCTCTGCTTCAGAAATTTCAAAGGCTCTTTCAGAGAAACAACACAAACAAACCTTGCTTCATAAGAGTCCACCACACACTTTAGCAGAAGCTATTTCCAAACCTCAATTAGCA CTAGGCAATATCACACCTTCTTCTAATTGTAGAAGAATAGGTACCATTGGAAAATGGTTACATCACAAGCATCGTACCAATACAACAAACATCACAattaagaagaaagaaaaggcaCGTCTAGAAAATGCACGTGTACATTCTGCTATTTCCATTGCTGGTTTAGCCTCTGCACTGGCTTCTGTCGCTGTAGTAAAGGACCCTTCTAGTGACTCTCACACCAAATTGGATCTTGCAATGGCTTCAGCCACAAAGCTCTTAGCATCATATTGTGTTGAAATGGCGGAGTTAGCCGGAGCTGATCACGACCGTCTGGCTTCTACTGTCAAATCTGCGGTTGATATTCAAACCCCTGGTGATCTAATGACTCTCACTGCTGCAGCTGCAACAG CTCTGCGAGGAGAAGCAGCTCTTAGAGCTCGATTGCCAAAAGAAGCAAAGAAGATTGCATCTATAAGTCCCTATGACAGAGCAATAGCAGCAGAAACGCATTTGCTTCCTGCTTTTGATGGTGAGAAGTTGGAACGTCATCCTCCATGCGTTGGAGACTTGTTGCAACTCACAGAAAAAG GTGCATTAAGATGGAAACATGTCACTGTTTACATCAATAAGAAAAGTCAG GTTAAACTTAAGATCAAAAGTAAGCATGTTGGAGGAGCTTTCTCCAAAAAGAATAAAT GTGTGGTATATGGAGTTTGTGATGAAGATACTGCATGGCCATATAGAAAAGAAAGGGAAGCCTCAGGAGATCTCTATTTTGGTATCAAAACTGCACAAGGTCTTCTAGAATTCAAGTGCGAGAGCGAGCTCCACAAACAAAAATGGGTTGAAGGGATAGAGTTTTTACTTGGTCGTGTCAACTCTTTTGAAGCAACAGAACGATCTCTGCTCTTTTTAAATATCAGTACCAGCACTTGA
- the LOC130737292 gene encoding uncharacterized protein LOC130737292 yields MEIWADPGKYLGLPAIWGRNRTASLMWIKDKILGKMESWKGSLLNQAGKEVLVKSVIQAIPTFAMAIVKFPKTFTSSLNAAVAKFWWKSQGKERGVHWRSWQHISRSKKEGGLGFRDFHYQNLAYLAKQAWRFEHSPNALWVTVLKAIYCPNGNFLEEKKGRNQSWMWTSLLEGRDLLNSGGRWAIGTGEKINVWEDSWIWTGERLARSQNTPPLKVAELLKESGDVKILQTPVGLRGVEDSLIWPHTNSGEYTIKTGYHVARSFCQESILNPSSSLVIPNELWGFIWGRNMTRESTCPICNMEDETIEHALLFCPWTCAAWFGSPLQWIINRVGFQRMDLWILQQFNFLNSVSTHAEEDFAIFSLTLWAIWKGRNRVIFQHEAPNTEATIRQLSLLIHNLSNTKPVIIKERMSSDRSTFNDRPWRPPLPRMLKLNVDASWKASSPLCSIGIAVRDEAGLLVAGSASKAFSHSALMAEALAFREAIILAHNMGWSEIEVESDCLPLVEACRDGKGQGEIHSIVADILNLRRHFQWCGFSWIPRNSNKVAHEIAKLNYLNDLGPYWLFSLHPAVKSAVIHDARLIPPRVPI; encoded by the exons ATGGAAATCTGGGCAGATCCAGGCAAGTATTTGGGCCTTCCAGCCATTTGGGGGAGAAATAGGACTGCTTCCTTGATGTGGATAAAGGATAAAATCTTGGGGAAGATGGAGAGCTGGAAAGGATCTTTACTTAACCAAGCAGGGAAAGAAGTTCTTGTTAAATCTGTTATCCAAGCAATCCCAACTTTTGCGATGGCGATAGTTAAATTTCCAAAAACCTTTACCTCATCCCTTAATGCAGCAGTGGCAAAATTTTGGTGGAAGAGCCAAGGGAAAGAGAGGGGAGTTCATTGGAGAAGCTGGCAGCACATTTCAAGGAGCAAAAAGGAAGGAGGTCTTGGCTTCCGGGACTTCCACTATCAAAACTTGGCTTATCTAGCAAAACAAGCGTGGCGATTCGAACACTCTCCTAATGCATTGTGGGTTACTGTACTAAAGGCCATCTACTGTCCCAATGGGAATTTCCTTGAGGAGAAGAAGGGTAGGAACCAGTCTTGGATGTGGACGAGTCTTTTAGAGGGTAGAGATCTCTTGAATTCTGGAGGAAGATGGGCAATTGGTACAGGAGAGAAAATTAATGTTTGGGAAGATAGCTGGATCTGGACAGGGGAAAGACTTGCCCGCAGCCAGAACACTCCCCCATTAAAGGTTGCTGAGTTACTCAAGGAATCAGGGGATG TCAAGATCCTACAAACGCCGGTGGGGCTAAGAGGAGTTGAAGATAGCTTAATTTGGCCTCATACCAACTCGGGAGAGTATACCATTAAAACAGGGTACCATGTTGCAAGATCATTCTGCCAGGAAAGTATTCTTAATCCATCTTCCTCTCTGGTGATTCCTAATGAATTATGGGGGTTCATATGGGG GAGGAATATGACGAGGGAGAGTACTTGCCCAATATGTAATATGGAGGATGAGACAATTGAGCATGCACTGCTATTTTGCCCTTGGACTTGTGCGGCTTGGTTCGGTTCTCCTCTCCAATGGATTATTAATAGAGTGGGATTTCAGAGGATGGATCTTTGGATCCTACAACAATTCAATTTCCTAAATTCAGTCTCAACCCACGCTGAGGAGGACTTTGCCATCTTTAGCCTCACTCTTTGGGCTATTTGGAAGGGGAGAAACAGGGTTATTTTCCAACATGAAGCGCCAAACACTGAAGCTACTATTAGACAACTGTCACTCTTGATCCATAATTTATCAAATACTAAGCCAGTGATTATTAAAGAAAGAATGAGTTCAGATCGCTCTACCTTCAATGATCGTCCGTGGAGACCCCCTTTACCTAGGATGCTTAAATTGAATGTTGATGCAAGCTGGAAAGCCTCTTCCCCTTTGTGTTCTATTGGCATCGCTGTGAGAGATGAAGCTGGGCTTCTCGTTGCTGGATCAGCTTCCAAAGCTTTTTCTCATTCAGCCCTGATGGCAGAAGCTTTAGCATTTAGGGAAGCAATTATTCTAGCTCATAACATGGGATGGTCAGAAATTGAAGTGGAATCAGATTGCTTACCTTTGGTTGAGGCATGCAGGGATGGAAAGGGACAAGGTGAAATCCACAGCATAGTTGCAGATATTCTTAACCTGAGAAGACATTTCCAATGGTGTGGTTTTTCGTGGATTCCTAGGAACAGCAACAAGGTTGCCCATGAAATTGCTAAGCTGAACTACCTTAATGATCTGGGGCCCTACTGGCTTTTTTCTCTTCATCCAGCAGTGAAATCTGCAGTAATACATGATGCAAGGTTAATCCCTCCAAGAGTCCCAATCTGA